A single Aerosakkonema funiforme FACHB-1375 DNA region contains:
- the arsC gene encoding arsenate reductase, glutathione/glutaredoxin type produces the protein MKKVMFVCKKNSCRSQMAEGFARRLGQGKISVTSSGLEASHVNQVAVRVMDEIGIDITSQTSKPLSDFKPQDYDIVISLCGCGVNLPEHWVMREVFEDWQLDDPDGQAIEVFRRVRDEVKERVAKLVESVN, from the coding sequence ATGAAAAAAGTCATGTTCGTTTGCAAGAAAAACTCTTGCCGTTCCCAAATGGCAGAAGGATTTGCTCGCAGGCTAGGACAAGGTAAAATATCTGTTACCAGTTCCGGACTGGAAGCGAGCCACGTTAATCAAGTTGCCGTTCGAGTGATGGATGAAATTGGCATCGATATCACTTCTCAAACATCAAAACCTTTGAGCGATTTTAAACCCCAAGACTACGATATCGTCATATCTCTGTGCGGCTGTGGAGTGAACTTACCAGAACATTGGGTGATGCGCGAAGTTTTTGAAGATTGGCAACTGGACGATCCCGACGGACAAGCGATCGAAGTTTTTCGTAGAGTTCGCGATGAAGTCAAGGAAAGAGTAGCAAAGCTGGTTGAATCTGTCAACTAG
- the arsB gene encoding ACR3 family arsenite efflux transporter, translating into MNTNKSRSSRLPVNAGSNLSFFEKYLTVWVFLCILAGIALGRLFPGVAVALDAMSVYQVSIPIAICLFFMMYPIMVKIDFTQAANAMRSPKPVILTLVVNWLIKPFTMVVFAQFFLGWLFRPLIPGNELIRGAEVALTNSYIAGTILLGIAPCTAMVLMWGYLSYGNQGHTLVMVAVNSLTMLFLYAPLGRWLLAANDLVVPWQTIVLSVLIYVGLPLAAGMYSRYWILKNKGREWFEHRFLKYLNPIAIAALLLTLILLFAFKGELIVNNPLHILLIAVPLFIQTNFIFLISYVAALKMKLPYEDAAPAALIGASNHFEVAIATAVMLFGLNSGAALATVVGVLIEVPVMLMLVKLCKQTAFWFPRTPEKASLRDPRCIGYFE; encoded by the coding sequence ATGAATACAAATAAGTCTCGATCGAGTAGACTTCCAGTTAATGCTGGAAGCAATCTCAGTTTCTTTGAAAAATATCTCACTGTCTGGGTATTTTTGTGCATTTTGGCTGGCATCGCACTGGGTAGATTATTCCCAGGTGTAGCGGTAGCACTTGATGCAATGAGCGTTTATCAAGTGTCGATTCCCATTGCCATTTGTTTGTTTTTCATGATGTATCCCATCATGGTAAAAATCGACTTTACCCAAGCAGCAAATGCAATGCGATCGCCCAAACCAGTCATCCTTACTTTAGTAGTAAACTGGTTAATCAAGCCATTTACAATGGTAGTTTTTGCACAGTTTTTCTTGGGGTGGCTGTTTCGCCCTTTAATTCCAGGAAACGAACTAATTCGCGGCGCTGAAGTCGCGCTAACTAACTCCTATATTGCCGGGACAATTTTATTAGGAATCGCTCCTTGTACAGCGATGGTACTGATGTGGGGATATCTTTCCTACGGCAATCAGGGACATACTCTAGTAATGGTAGCAGTAAATTCTCTGACAATGCTGTTTCTGTACGCACCTTTGGGGAGGTGGTTGTTAGCAGCAAACGATCTGGTAGTACCTTGGCAAACAATTGTGCTATCAGTGTTAATATATGTGGGTTTGCCTTTAGCTGCTGGAATGTACAGCCGTTACTGGATTCTCAAAAATAAGGGAAGAGAGTGGTTTGAACATCGCTTTCTGAAGTATCTCAATCCAATTGCGATCGCAGCGCTTTTACTGACATTAATCCTTCTGTTTGCCTTCAAGGGAGAACTAATTGTCAACAATCCCCTACACATTCTGCTAATCGCAGTACCGCTGTTTATCCAAACCAACTTTATTTTCCTAATTAGTTACGTAGCAGCTTTAAAAATGAAACTTCCTTATGAAGATGCTGCACCCGCTGCGCTGATAGGTGCTAGCAATCATTTTGAAGTTGCGATCGCCACCGCTGTCATGCTTTTCGGTTTAAATTCCGGCGCAGCACTAGCCACAGTAGTAGGCGTTTTAATTGAAGTTCCCGTAATGCTTATGCTGGTAAAACTTTGCAAACAAACGGCATTTTGGTTTCCCCGCACTCCCGAAAAAGCGTCATTGCGAGACCCCCGCTGTATCGGTTATTTTGAATAA
- a CDS encoding ArsR/SmtB family transcription factor has protein sequence MLNLPAIAPDTIVAGFHALSDPLRLQILDLLRSQELCVCELCDRLNVTQSKLSFHLKTLKEAGLVFARQEGRWIYYSLNLSQFVVLEQYLAEFRRFSTMLPARPCK, from the coding sequence ATGCTAAACCTACCTGCGATCGCACCGGATACTATCGTTGCTGGCTTTCATGCCCTATCTGACCCCCTGCGGCTTCAGATCCTAGATCTGCTGCGTTCTCAAGAGCTGTGCGTCTGCGAACTCTGCGATCGATTGAACGTCACTCAATCTAAACTCTCGTTTCACCTGAAAACCCTTAAAGAAGCGGGCTTGGTGTTCGCCCGTCAGGAAGGACGCTGGATTTACTACAGCCTCAATCTATCTCAGTTTGTCGTCCTAGAACAGTACCTGGCAGAGTTCCGTCGCTTCAGTACCATGCTGCCCGCCCGCCCCTGCAAATAG
- the arsM gene encoding arsenosugar biosynthesis arsenite methyltransferase ArsM, with the protein MSYLETAAEFYSEVAQTPQVGLCCVQSSPLQLPGLKVPCQMREMNYGCGTTVHPTELAGEPTVLYVGVGGGLEALQFAYFSRRPAGVIAVDPVAAMREAANRNLAIAALKNDWFEPSYVEIREGDAFALPVPDASVDVVAQNCLFNIFAPSDLAKALQEAYRVLKPGGRLLMSDPIATRPIPAHLQQDDRLRAMCLSGALTYEQYIQQLVSAGFGQVEIRARRPYRLLDCQNYNLEAPLLLESLDSVSFKVIIPEDGPCIFTGKTAIYMGAEEFFDDSAGHILQRGVPAAVCDKTAAKFASMKSNDILITDSTWHYTGGGCC; encoded by the coding sequence ATGAGTTATCTCGAAACTGCCGCAGAATTTTACTCGGAAGTAGCACAGACACCGCAAGTAGGTCTGTGTTGCGTGCAAAGCAGTCCCCTACAACTGCCAGGACTGAAAGTTCCCTGTCAGATGCGCGAAATGAACTATGGTTGCGGCACCACCGTACATCCCACCGAACTGGCAGGCGAACCAACTGTGCTTTACGTAGGCGTAGGTGGGGGCTTAGAAGCGTTGCAATTTGCTTACTTTTCCCGCCGTCCCGCAGGCGTAATTGCTGTCGATCCGGTCGCCGCCATGCGCGAAGCAGCTAACCGCAATTTAGCGATCGCAGCCTTAAAAAATGACTGGTTTGAGCCCAGTTATGTGGAAATTCGGGAAGGCGATGCTTTTGCCCTGCCGGTGCCAGACGCTTCTGTGGATGTAGTCGCTCAAAATTGTCTGTTTAATATCTTTGCACCAAGCGACTTAGCCAAAGCCCTGCAAGAAGCCTACCGAGTTCTCAAACCGGGGGGACGCCTGCTGATGAGCGACCCCATTGCTACTCGTCCGATTCCGGCACACCTGCAACAAGACGATCGCTTGCGGGCTATGTGCCTATCTGGCGCTTTAACCTACGAGCAGTATATCCAGCAACTCGTCAGTGCTGGTTTCGGTCAAGTCGAAATCCGCGCCCGTCGTCCTTACCGACTTCTGGACTGTCAAAACTACAATTTGGAAGCACCGTTGCTATTGGAAAGTCTTGATTCTGTTTCCTTCAAAGTGATAATTCCAGAAGATGGCCCTTGTATTTTCACCGGCAAAACGGCAATTTACATGGGTGCGGAAGAGTTTTTTGATGATTCCGCCGGACATATCCTCCAGCGTGGCGTCCCAGCAGCTGTGTGCGATAAAACTGCCGCTAAGTTTGCCTCAATGAAGTCAAATGACATTTTAATCACCGATTCCACCTGGCACTACACTGGTGGCGGTTGCTGCTGA